One window of the Bombus pyrosoma isolate SC7728 linkage group LG5, ASM1482585v1, whole genome shotgun sequence genome contains the following:
- the LOC122567967 gene encoding recQ-mediated genome instability protein 1-like isoform X1, with protein MKIFAQFYNTREACLTSEVQLLTSHFKFGYIHITFVSVKRRKCPEKILQFVKEQWQLSDLRKINNENGCLPCNLSDQKCIILSGNYILQVEQMYDIATSKYKQLEHIRNTHISKIDLSEAEKMEKWQSPKKRMIQLRLTDGLQDLIGIEYNYISRLNDILLPGYKVMIMGPLKCRKGVLLLEEGKLKGIGGEVDSLLIPNAMENVLARALNLSENPDPYSDNETKSNNIRPQVPHIDEVLFEEDFEVNPKDISKTEDSHNEDHKKSKIKNTSTEIKRVQSYESEEILNDDVHFQRGINNASTEIKRILSHENEEMLIDDDCFQTETEFTSNEVKTDQSCGNEKILDDDDCFLEMVDEEQFTEASIEQKNITLPFRTLPKEGSDDIIVITDEEAVTDVKYDAFKETREKDSSHLNFKSCTAKTDSKIGKKQKSLLTNGKKRVSTSPRTTIASKKGRMDKQITEFIKGVNAPEEPKICEFIYDINNEIVTTTTFKTIRGHVEVLGKLTKQDPSWILQATIADGTGTIEVSFSNKILENLLGFSVREFSLKKKLRKKNPEIEHELRMSFRNAEKEMKALDALLKLELNRDERPTVIEITDLTQEQKEIIDRKVKAFLLKNNI; from the exons atgaaaatattcgcaCAATTCTATAATACGCGCGAAGCATGCCTTACATCTGAAGTACAATTATTAACATCACATTTTAAGTTTGGctacatacatattacatttGTTTCTGTAAAACgtcgtaaat GTCcagaaaaaattttacaatttgtgaAAGAACAATGGCAACTTAGTGATTTgcgtaaaattaataatgaaaatggaTGTTTACCTTGCAATCTATCGGatcaaaaatgtattattttatctggAAACTATATTCTTCAG GTAGAACAAATGTATGATATTGCAAcatcaaaatataaacaattagAGCATATTAGAAATACTCATATCTCAAAAATAGATCTATCTGAGgcagaaaaaatggaaaaatggcAATCtccaaaaaaaagaatgatacAATTACGACTAACAGATGGATTGCAAGACTTAATTGgaattgaatataattatatatctcGACTGAAT GACATATTATTACCAGGATATAAAGTTATGATAATGGGCCCATTAAAATGTCGTAAAGGTGTTTTGTTATTAGAAGAAGGGAAGTTGAAAGGAATTGGTGGTGAAGTGGATAGCTTATTAATACCTAATGCAATGGAAAATGTTTTAGCTAGAGCTCT AAATCTTTCAGAAAATCCTGATCCCTATAGTGATAATGAGactaaatcaaataatattaggCCACAAGTACCACACATAGACGAAGTCCTTTTTGAAGAAGACTTCGAAGTAAATCCtaaagatatttctaaaacTGAAGATTCCCATAACGAAGATcataaaaaatcgaaaattaagaatactagcacagaaattaaaagagtTCAAAGTTATGAAAGTGAAGAAATTTTGAATGATGATGTTCATTTTCAGAGAGGAATTAATAACGCTAGTACTGAAATTAAGAGAATTTTAAGTCATGAAAATGAGGAAATGTTGATTGATGATGATTGTTTTCAAACAGAAACTGAATTTACCAGCAATGAAGTTAAAACAGATCAAAGTtgtggaaatgaaaaaatccTGGATGATGACGATTGTTTTTTAGAGAtg gTTGACGAAGAACAATTTACGGAAGCGTCAAtagaacaaaaaaatattacgttgcCATTTAGGACTTTGCCAAAAGAGGGAAGCGACGACATTATTGTAATAACCGATGAGGAAGCTGTAACAGATGTAAAATATGACGCCTTTAAAGAAACCAGAGAGAAAGATTCGtcacatttaaatttcaagtCGTGTACTGCCAAGACAGATtcaaaaataggaaaaaaacaaaaatctttGTTAACTAAcggaaaaaaaaga GTTTCAACTTCTCCTCGTACAACAATAGCTTCGAAGAAGGGTAGAATGGATAAACAGATTACAGAATTTATAAAAGGAGTAAATGCTCCAGAAGAGCCGAAAATTTGCGAATTTAtctacgatattaataatgaaatagtaACAACCACAACTTTTAAAACTATTCGAGGTCACGTCGAAGTCCTCGGAAAACTAACAAAACAAGATCCATCTTGGATTTTGCAAGCTACAATAGCAGATGGTACTGGGACAATAGAAGTTTCTTTCTCAAATAAG ATTCTAGAAAATTTACTAGGTTTCAGTGTCCGAGagttttcattgaaaaagaaattgaggAAAAAAAATCCAGAAATTGAGCATGAACTTAGGATG AGTTTTCGTAATGCAGAAAAAGAGATGAAAGCTCTGGATGCACTCTTAAAATTAGAGTTAAATAGAGATGAAAGACCAACAGTAATCGAAATTACTGATTTAACTCaggaacagaaagaaataatagacagGAAAGTAAAAGcttttttacttaaaaacaACATTTAA
- the LOC122567967 gene encoding recQ-mediated genome instability protein 1-like isoform X2: MNEDVFRRIKGRLKSEYYSMNNEWLRDCIEFYVNQHENPGPEKILQFVKEQWQLSDLRKINNENGCLPCNLSDQKCIILSGNYILQVEQMYDIATSKYKQLEHIRNTHISKIDLSEAEKMEKWQSPKKRMIQLRLTDGLQDLIGIEYNYISRLNDILLPGYKVMIMGPLKCRKGVLLLEEGKLKGIGGEVDSLLIPNAMENVLARALNLSENPDPYSDNETKSNNIRPQVPHIDEVLFEEDFEVNPKDISKTEDSHNEDHKKSKIKNTSTEIKRVQSYESEEILNDDVHFQRGINNASTEIKRILSHENEEMLIDDDCFQTETEFTSNEVKTDQSCGNEKILDDDDCFLEMVDEEQFTEASIEQKNITLPFRTLPKEGSDDIIVITDEEAVTDVKYDAFKETREKDSSHLNFKSCTAKTDSKIGKKQKSLLTNGKKRVSTSPRTTIASKKGRMDKQITEFIKGVNAPEEPKICEFIYDINNEIVTTTTFKTIRGHVEVLGKLTKQDPSWILQATIADGTGTIEVSFSNKILENLLGFSVREFSLKKKLRKKNPEIEHELRMSFRNAEKEMKALDALLKLELNRDERPTVIEITDLTQEQKEIIDRKVKAFLLKNNI; this comes from the exons ATGAATGAAGACGTATTCAGACGAATAAAAGGTAGATTAAAATCAGAATATTATTCAATGAATAATGAATGGTTGAGAGACTGTATAGAGTTTTACGTAAATCAACATGAAAat cCAGGTCcagaaaaaattttacaatttgtgaAAGAACAATGGCAACTTAGTGATTTgcgtaaaattaataatgaaaatggaTGTTTACCTTGCAATCTATCGGatcaaaaatgtattattttatctggAAACTATATTCTTCAG GTAGAACAAATGTATGATATTGCAAcatcaaaatataaacaattagAGCATATTAGAAATACTCATATCTCAAAAATAGATCTATCTGAGgcagaaaaaatggaaaaatggcAATCtccaaaaaaaagaatgatacAATTACGACTAACAGATGGATTGCAAGACTTAATTGgaattgaatataattatatatctcGACTGAAT GACATATTATTACCAGGATATAAAGTTATGATAATGGGCCCATTAAAATGTCGTAAAGGTGTTTTGTTATTAGAAGAAGGGAAGTTGAAAGGAATTGGTGGTGAAGTGGATAGCTTATTAATACCTAATGCAATGGAAAATGTTTTAGCTAGAGCTCT AAATCTTTCAGAAAATCCTGATCCCTATAGTGATAATGAGactaaatcaaataatattaggCCACAAGTACCACACATAGACGAAGTCCTTTTTGAAGAAGACTTCGAAGTAAATCCtaaagatatttctaaaacTGAAGATTCCCATAACGAAGATcataaaaaatcgaaaattaagaatactagcacagaaattaaaagagtTCAAAGTTATGAAAGTGAAGAAATTTTGAATGATGATGTTCATTTTCAGAGAGGAATTAATAACGCTAGTACTGAAATTAAGAGAATTTTAAGTCATGAAAATGAGGAAATGTTGATTGATGATGATTGTTTTCAAACAGAAACTGAATTTACCAGCAATGAAGTTAAAACAGATCAAAGTtgtggaaatgaaaaaatccTGGATGATGACGATTGTTTTTTAGAGAtg gTTGACGAAGAACAATTTACGGAAGCGTCAAtagaacaaaaaaatattacgttgcCATTTAGGACTTTGCCAAAAGAGGGAAGCGACGACATTATTGTAATAACCGATGAGGAAGCTGTAACAGATGTAAAATATGACGCCTTTAAAGAAACCAGAGAGAAAGATTCGtcacatttaaatttcaagtCGTGTACTGCCAAGACAGATtcaaaaataggaaaaaaacaaaaatctttGTTAACTAAcggaaaaaaaaga GTTTCAACTTCTCCTCGTACAACAATAGCTTCGAAGAAGGGTAGAATGGATAAACAGATTACAGAATTTATAAAAGGAGTAAATGCTCCAGAAGAGCCGAAAATTTGCGAATTTAtctacgatattaataatgaaatagtaACAACCACAACTTTTAAAACTATTCGAGGTCACGTCGAAGTCCTCGGAAAACTAACAAAACAAGATCCATCTTGGATTTTGCAAGCTACAATAGCAGATGGTACTGGGACAATAGAAGTTTCTTTCTCAAATAAG ATTCTAGAAAATTTACTAGGTTTCAGTGTCCGAGagttttcattgaaaaagaaattgaggAAAAAAAATCCAGAAATTGAGCATGAACTTAGGATG AGTTTTCGTAATGCAGAAAAAGAGATGAAAGCTCTGGATGCACTCTTAAAATTAGAGTTAAATAGAGATGAAAGACCAACAGTAATCGAAATTACTGATTTAACTCaggaacagaaagaaataatagacagGAAAGTAAAAGcttttttacttaaaaacaACATTTAA
- the LOC122567967 gene encoding recQ-mediated genome instability protein 1-like isoform X3: MYDIATSKYKQLEHIRNTHISKIDLSEAEKMEKWQSPKKRMIQLRLTDGLQDLIGIEYNYISRLNDILLPGYKVMIMGPLKCRKGVLLLEEGKLKGIGGEVDSLLIPNAMENVLARALNLSENPDPYSDNETKSNNIRPQVPHIDEVLFEEDFEVNPKDISKTEDSHNEDHKKSKIKNTSTEIKRVQSYESEEILNDDVHFQRGINNASTEIKRILSHENEEMLIDDDCFQTETEFTSNEVKTDQSCGNEKILDDDDCFLEMVDEEQFTEASIEQKNITLPFRTLPKEGSDDIIVITDEEAVTDVKYDAFKETREKDSSHLNFKSCTAKTDSKIGKKQKSLLTNGKKRVSTSPRTTIASKKGRMDKQITEFIKGVNAPEEPKICEFIYDINNEIVTTTTFKTIRGHVEVLGKLTKQDPSWILQATIADGTGTIEVSFSNKILENLLGFSVREFSLKKKLRKKNPEIEHELRMSFRNAEKEMKALDALLKLELNRDERPTVIEITDLTQEQKEIIDRKVKAFLLKNNI; this comes from the exons ATGTATGATATTGCAAcatcaaaatataaacaattagAGCATATTAGAAATACTCATATCTCAAAAATAGATCTATCTGAGgcagaaaaaatggaaaaatggcAATCtccaaaaaaaagaatgatacAATTACGACTAACAGATGGATTGCAAGACTTAATTGgaattgaatataattatatatctcGACTGAAT GACATATTATTACCAGGATATAAAGTTATGATAATGGGCCCATTAAAATGTCGTAAAGGTGTTTTGTTATTAGAAGAAGGGAAGTTGAAAGGAATTGGTGGTGAAGTGGATAGCTTATTAATACCTAATGCAATGGAAAATGTTTTAGCTAGAGCTCT AAATCTTTCAGAAAATCCTGATCCCTATAGTGATAATGAGactaaatcaaataatattaggCCACAAGTACCACACATAGACGAAGTCCTTTTTGAAGAAGACTTCGAAGTAAATCCtaaagatatttctaaaacTGAAGATTCCCATAACGAAGATcataaaaaatcgaaaattaagaatactagcacagaaattaaaagagtTCAAAGTTATGAAAGTGAAGAAATTTTGAATGATGATGTTCATTTTCAGAGAGGAATTAATAACGCTAGTACTGAAATTAAGAGAATTTTAAGTCATGAAAATGAGGAAATGTTGATTGATGATGATTGTTTTCAAACAGAAACTGAATTTACCAGCAATGAAGTTAAAACAGATCAAAGTtgtggaaatgaaaaaatccTGGATGATGACGATTGTTTTTTAGAGAtg gTTGACGAAGAACAATTTACGGAAGCGTCAAtagaacaaaaaaatattacgttgcCATTTAGGACTTTGCCAAAAGAGGGAAGCGACGACATTATTGTAATAACCGATGAGGAAGCTGTAACAGATGTAAAATATGACGCCTTTAAAGAAACCAGAGAGAAAGATTCGtcacatttaaatttcaagtCGTGTACTGCCAAGACAGATtcaaaaataggaaaaaaacaaaaatctttGTTAACTAAcggaaaaaaaaga GTTTCAACTTCTCCTCGTACAACAATAGCTTCGAAGAAGGGTAGAATGGATAAACAGATTACAGAATTTATAAAAGGAGTAAATGCTCCAGAAGAGCCGAAAATTTGCGAATTTAtctacgatattaataatgaaatagtaACAACCACAACTTTTAAAACTATTCGAGGTCACGTCGAAGTCCTCGGAAAACTAACAAAACAAGATCCATCTTGGATTTTGCAAGCTACAATAGCAGATGGTACTGGGACAATAGAAGTTTCTTTCTCAAATAAG ATTCTAGAAAATTTACTAGGTTTCAGTGTCCGAGagttttcattgaaaaagaaattgaggAAAAAAAATCCAGAAATTGAGCATGAACTTAGGATG AGTTTTCGTAATGCAGAAAAAGAGATGAAAGCTCTGGATGCACTCTTAAAATTAGAGTTAAATAGAGATGAAAGACCAACAGTAATCGAAATTACTGATTTAACTCaggaacagaaagaaataatagacagGAAAGTAAAAGcttttttacttaaaaacaACATTTAA